Proteins encoded by one window of Lathyrus oleraceus cultivar Zhongwan6 chromosome 1, CAAS_Psat_ZW6_1.0, whole genome shotgun sequence:
- the LOC127075762 gene encoding glucuronoxylan 4-O-methyltransferase 3 produces the protein MRSKTQLSCNLKLVLISFIFLFFFIMLFKSSLFSFSQPLTTTSKTNNNLSIISSQQETEKPTKLPECPSLPLTPTCTKNPPSLVNAIIHYATTNITPQQTIKEISVSSKILQKKSPCNFLVFGLGHDSLMWTSLNYGGRTVFLEEDKSWIEQIQTKISGLESYHVVYDTKVHQSDELMRIGMEENCKEVSDPRFSKCELSHKGFPSEIYEVEWDVIMVDAPTGYFDGAPGRMSAIYTAGLIARNKENGETDVFVHDVDRKVEDEFSKAFLCEGYLREQEGRIRHFNIPSHRARLGRSFCP, from the coding sequence ATGAGATCCAAAACACAACTCTCATGCAATCTCAAACTAGTTCTTATCTCTTTCATATTTCTCTTTTTCTTCATCATGTTATTCAAATCATCACTATTTTCATTTTCTCAACCACTTACCACAACCTCAAAAACCAACAACAACCTTTCAATAATCTCATCACAACAAGAAACAGAAAAACCAACCAAATTACCAGAATGTCCCTCTCTTCCCTTAACACCAACATGCACCAAAAACCCTCCATCATTAGTCAATGCAATAATCCATTATGCAACTACAAATATAACTCCTCAACAAACAATTAAAGAGATTTCGGTTTCTTCGAAAATTCTTCAAAAGAAATCACCCTGCAACTTCTTAGTATTCGGTTTAGGCCACGATAGTTTAATGTGGACGTCATTAAACTACGGTGGCCGAACCGTTTTCTTAGAAGAAGATAAGTCATGGATAGAACAAATTCAAACGAAAATCTCGGGTTTGGAATCATATCATGTTGTGTACGATACAAAAGTTCATCAAAGTGATGAACTAATGAGAATTGGAATGGAAGAGAATTGTAAAGAAGTTAGTGATCCAAGGTTTTCAAAATGTGAATTATCACACAAAGGTTTTCCTAGTGAAATATATGAAGTTGAATGGGATGTGATCATGGTGGACGCCCCGACCGGTTACTTCGATGGCGCGCCGGGGAGGATGAGTGCCATTTATACGGCTGGTTTGATTGCTAGGAACAAAGAAAATGGTGAAACGGATGTGTTTGTGCATGATGTTGATAGAAAAGTGGAGGATGAATTTTCTAAGGCTTTTCTTTGTGAAGGTTATTTGAGGGAACAAGAAGGAAGGATTAGGCATTTCAATATACCAAGTCATAGGGCTCGTTTGGGTAGATCATTTTGTCCATGA